AATGGAGATCAGAGCTAGTATGTCTTCTTTCTTCCCATTTTGTGGTATGAAGTTTTCACTTGGCTTAACTCCACCAACTTGTAGGGATATTGTTGATGCTAGGTAATCGTGTCAAGTGTAATGCTTGATGTTTCCTTGTAAATCGCATGCATTTCACTATCGTTGTGTCCGATAATGTGCACTAGCATCTCTGTGTTATTAATAATGTGGAGAACATGAATCGTGATTTCAGTTTGACGTTGACATTGAAATTTCAGTTGGGACTGTTAACGCCTAATGTCGTTTAGTTACATTCAGCTTAGCTAAGTCGTAAGCAAAAGTTGGTTCGCTATGGGTAAAAGCTTTTAGGCAGGCAATGACCAACCTCAACCTTATTAGCCATGCATGTACGACTAGACTATTGGTTAGAAGTGAACATACATTCGTGAGTTGGTGTTGCATGTGCAGAAAACGTAAGGATATGAATCTCCTTTTATTGCATTGCAATTCTGTATCAGGATTTTGGTTCCTTTTTCTTCTGGTAAATGGGACATGGGAATGGGGAAATGTTCTGAATCAGATGTAGAAACTCTACAGATACCATCTTTTGAATTTGCTTATAGTCGTGTTGTGCATACTTCTACTGTTTGTTCCCCTTCTGAATATGCGAGGGAAATTATTTGCGTCTTTGATAGGAAATGCTTTCCTGAGAAAATATTTCTGGCAGCCAAATGACGATAAacaatttatttttgaaaaaacatTGAACTTCACAAGCTGACTCGGGATTTGTTAACTAGTGTGCTATAATGCTGTTTACATTTCCCGGTAGCTTTGCTAAGGACCAGCTAGTGGCAAGGCAGCTGTCAGGGTTACTCGCACAAAAGGCCCTATTTcgcggtggtctttaattttttcccctcaaatatgtggtctttaattttccctTAATCACTTTTGGCGCGGGATAAGTTTAGATTTCACTCaacatatgtatcataacattCCATAAGTTATACAAGACACggcaaaactttcaacactcgGCGTAATTTGAAaaatactacacaacttatgccaCATAATTTAATTCCTATAAAATTTATTCTGAGCGAGGCAAAAGTTCAGTTTCGAAGATAAAAATGTTATATGAGGGAAATTAACATTTGGGCCCCTAAGTCCAAGTGCTGGCCTGAGCAGATCAAGTTCTAATGAGGGGTTTGCAGATCCAGTGATCAATACCTAATGACTTTTTTCCCTTTTATTCATTTTCTTTGCAAGAATGaattttgttataaaataaagactataaagtaaatataccagagacaagtatatagaaagaGATTGATATATTATTCAAAATCTGATATATAAATTAACTGAATTGACATTCTATTCATAAAGGAAAAGAAGCAGCTGCCAAGCTTTTTAGGAAGCTGCTGACAAGGTGTTTGCTTGATTCTAAGCCTGAGGAAGCTGCTACAAGGCTTTTCAAGAAGTTGCTGGCAAGTTGCCTGCTTAAGCTACTTGCAAGCTATCTGCTTGAGCTATTTGCAAGCTGTTGCTAAATTGCAAGCTTATCCAGTTGACTGTATATTTGAATGGACATCCACAATACGgtgtatttataacactcccccttagATATTCATTAATATATttgtacctcgttaaaaccttactaggaaaaacccagtggaaaaaatccaagtgaaggaaaaagagtacacatctAGTAATGCGCATTACAAGCTGCCTcgttaggaaaaaaaaaaaccttaccaggaaaacccaatgggacaaaatgTTGGTTAAGGGGAAAAGAGTACAGCGCATAATTTTCTCCCCTTGATGAAGAACACAATTCAAATGTCTAAGTCTTCGGATTCCAATTTTGTTTACCATCTTCTCAAAAGTTGAAGTCGACAAAGATTTAGTGAATAAATCTGCAGGattatcacttgaacgaatttgttgcaaATCAATAGCATCATTCTTTTGGAGATcgtgtgtgaaaaataactttggtgaaatgtgtttcGTTCTGTCTCCCTTTATGAATCCTCCCTTTATTTGGGCTATGCATGCAACATTGTCTTCATATAAGACTGTGGGTATTTTGGCATCACGCTTCAGGCCAGATCTTCCTCTGATGAGATGTatctgatctcaaccacacacattctctatgaataactattatctcagcatgatttgaagaagtagcaacaatggactgctttgtagatcaccatgatatagcagtacctctgTATGTAAACAAATAGTCTGTTTGatatcgagctttatgtggatcagatacataacctgcatctgcataaccaacaagatctgtactacctttgttagcaTAAAACATACCTATATCTATAGTACCTTTTAGATATCGCAGTATATTCTTAATTCTGTTCTAATGTCTCCCTATAGGAAAATagttatatcttgctagcaaattaacagaaaacgctatatcaggtcttgtagcgttagaaagatacataagtgcaccaatggctttaagatatggtacttcaggaccaagtagctcttcatTCTCTTCTTGAGGTCAGAATTAATCTTTACTCACTTTGAGCGAACGAACAACCATAAGAGTACTTAatggatgcgcattgtccatgcaAAATCGTTTTAAAATTTCTCAGTATAatcagattgatggataaagactccgtctgctaaatgttcaatttgcagaccaagacaaagttttgtctttccaagatctttcatctcaaattttttctttaaatattcaattgccttttggagctcttctgaaGTTTCAATGAGATTTATGTTAGCAACATAAACAGCAACTATAACaaactctgattttgttttcatAATAagaacacatggacaaatggcattatttatataaccttcatttatcaagtactcactaaggcgattgtaccacatgcgccctcattgttttaaaccataaaatgatctttgtaatctgattgaatacatctcctGAGACTTTGAACTAAATTCTTCAAGCATTTTAAATTCTTctggaattttcatataaatttcattatcaagtgaaccaTAAAGATAAGTTGTAACCACATCCATTATATGTATTTCAAGATTTTCATGTACAACTAAATTGatgaggtatcgaaatgttaCGCCATCTATAACGGGTGACTATGTTTCTTCATAATCGACATCGgatctttgagagaatccttatGCAAAAAGGCGCgcttgtatctcacaatttcatttatCTCATTTCTTTTTCACACAAAGACCAATTTGtggccaactggttttacaccacCAGGCGTTTGGACTACCCGTCCAAAAACCTTACATTTAGTAAGTGAgctcaattctgattgaactgcctcttgccattCTGGCCAGTCACATCTTCGTCGATATTCTTCGATAGATTGAAGTTCCTGATCCTCAGTGTCTTTCATAATGTTCAATGCAACATTATATTTATCCACCATAATTTTCGATCGATTCAAATCTATCTCATCACTAGTAGAacttaatgatagttctttattcACTTGAGTCTCTGGTTCAATGATATCTTCAGGAATATCAagattaatcagatcttgaatctcaCCGTGAGATCCTTTTCTAGTGTCATTTTTGATCATTTTTCATACTtcttttctaggatttttatccttggaaccCAATGGTCTTCCATGCTTCAGACGTGTATGGGATTCAGAACCTATGGTACTAGAAGACTGTCCTTTTGagacatcaattcggataggtGCATTCTCTGCAGGAATATGCGAtttagttatccttttcaaatcagtaaatgcatCCGGGATCTGATTTGATATTTGCTGCAAATGGATGATCTTCTGGACTTCCATTTCACAAACAGGGGAGTGTGGATCAAAATGCGAGCGCGATGAAATTTTCCATGCAATTtcttttttgatttcttttttctctccccctaattgtgggagATTCGTTTCATCAAActgacaatctgcaaatcgagcagtgaataaatctcccatCAAAGGTTCAAGATAGCAAATAacagagggtgattcaaacctaatatatattcctaaccttGTTTGGGGTCACATCTTAGTGCACTGTGGTGGTGCAACCAGCACATATACATCATAACCAAAGATTctgagatgagcaatatttggttcatggccaaatactaattgtgacagagagtatttattataatgagtcggtctgagatAAATTAGCGAtgttgcatgtaagatagcatgaccccagacggtaGTGGCCAACCGTGTTTTCATACATAGTGGTCTTGCTATTAATTGCCGGAAATAATAATAAATGACTGAGCAAGTCATTTTGAGTATGAACATGAGCcacaggatgttcaacttttatcctaacggataaacaataatcatcaaagaCTTAAGATGTAATTTCTCCAGCATTATCGAGACGTATAGCCTTAATGAGATAATCTAGGAACTGTGCCCTTAAATGTATTATTTATGCCAATAATttatttcgcaaacgccaggtggCCAGATGATAAGAGGCACACATGCGACCATaaagatgcgtctattaggaccacAAAATATatgaatgacccacaaggtgggtaaataggtccacatatatctcATGTATATGTTCTAGAAAGGCACGTGATTCAATACCAACTTTCatttcatttaatgtctcaacATGATACCTATTCcgacggatatctttgaaactcaacaagtttcttaGGGATTTAGAAGAGAACAGTGCATCTTCTATAATAAGTTTCGTCCCCTCAGGCAAAAATATAGTAACTCTTCCAGAGCCTTTAATCAGTTTTGAATTACCAGAAATTGTAGTAAGATTTGCCCTTTTTCTAAGCAAGTAAGcaaaaacattctcatctttgaatatgacATGTGTTGTTctactatcaatcacacaaatatcttcaatCATTGATCCAAACAATATTTGAGGAACGTCCATATTTTCTTCAAAATGAAAAAATATACACAAAGTGAACATTGTAGTAAATATTATTACCAAAACATGATTTACAAGACTCATAACCGTACAAACAAGATTGCTAAAACAAAACATGACTTATCTCATACCGTACAAACCAGATTACTAAAACAAAACATGACTTACCTTTAAGTATTAATATGATTATACTAGATAATACAAACAACTTGAATTAAAACATCTAAGTTTCTATAGATTCATCTCTGATTACAGGATCTATTTGTGGGAGTGCAAAGTAATCAGCTACATCCAAATGCATGAAGTCatcattatcttcagaaataaaatttgctttaGCATTCTTTTCTGCCCTTTTTAGGGAGGCTTGATAAAGCTCAACCAAGTGTCTTGGCGTACGACAAACACATACCAAATGCCCTTTACCACCATATCTGTGGCATTTATCTTCTGGATTTCTCCTTTGCATcgcttcatgcttttcatccttctttTGAAGGGATTTATTTGGTGCAAGGCGATCATCATGATTATAACTTTTCCCTCGACCACGGTCATGACCATTGCTAGGTCCACGACGAGGATTGGGGCCACGGCCTTTTCCACGCTTATCTTGGTGAAAGTGAgtttcattcacttcagggaatggattaGAACCAGtaggtcggctttcatgatttttcattaataaccCATTATTTTGTTCGGCTACAAGATGATGTGAAATTAGTTCAGAATACCTTTTTAACCCCATCTCTCGATATTGCTGTTGCAGGAGCACATTTGAGGCATAGAAAGTAGTGAAAGTTTTCTCCAACAGATCATTATCAGTGATATTTGCACCACATAATTTCAGCTGAGATATAATTCTAAACATTAAAGAATTATACTCACatatagatttaaaatcttgtagcctcaAATGGACctaatcaaaacgtgcttgtggaagaaTGACCATCTTCAAGTGGTCAtgtctatcttttaaattattcaaCAGCATAAAAGGATCTTTAATAGTGAGATATTCCAATTTCAAGTCCTCATCAAGGTgacggcggaggaatatcattgccttggcacggtcttgatttgttgcttGATTTTTATTTTGGATGGTGTCTGCCGGACCCATTGTATCAAGATGAATTTCAGCATCAAGTACCTAAGACAGATAGCTTTTGCCCGATATATCCAGGGCAAGAAATTCACGTTTAGAAAGATTTGCCATTAATTAAGAAAGAGAAAGGCTATACCTTCAAagcttttaaagtatttgctcgagatgatAGAGTCTCCTTGTTATACCTTGTATTTTATACGCTGAGTTTCGCCGTAAGATAGCTGACGTGAAGTTAGTAAGTGAGGTTGTTGTAAAGGTTATAAGAGATTctacatgattattccatgtgTGTGGGAGTTTAAGTTGTGTACAGCAAGTATCGGAAGATTGGAGGCGAAATAAACCTGAAAATCTGAATGTTGCAGCAGAGAAACTCGACGGTCaggtcgacggatcgtcgacTAGTCGACGGGTCGTCAACTTGCCCATCAAAAAACTCTAAGAGATTCAGGGGATTCCGAAGGTCGACAGTGGCGAGTCGACAAACCGTCAACAGGTCGAAGGACCGTCGACCCTGCTGCTGAACCGCAGGCGGTGGAAAATTTTCTCTCAGAAGGGCCACGACTTGGATCATCTAATTCACCAAAAATTAGAATCCTCTAGACCCTTCAAGTTCTTTCTACACTCTTTACTCATCCATACACTTCCTAATAAAAAATTCAAATGGAAATCAAGCATTGGAACCCTAAATTAGTAATGAGTGATGATGGTCTTTGCTCCTAGTTAAATTTTAGGGTGGTTTTGGGTTGAAACAAGGTtgggaagctagggtttttcaaGATTGAGgtatgctctctctctctttatttCTTGTATTGAGTTGATTTGGAAAATAGTAAGTCATAAAAGAGAAGGAAATTGTGGTAGGAAAGGTTGTGAGACATTGTGTTGTAATTATAGGGTTTGAATGAAATTTGGAAGGAAGCTTTGAATTGTTTTAGGTGTAAATTGTATATAATTTCCTAAATATagaattattgatgttgttatcgttgttgggagttgatttggaatTTGATGGAAGTAGATGGAATAGGGGAAGTGCCGCCCAAATTCCGCTAGCccactaattactctagtttgaacttaggagtgatttcaagacttaaaattagtgtgaatcctcttaaatgtagatttgcgagcttgggaggagaacgttaagtaattaaggaggcgaaaaggtatgttaaggctaaccctttccttctTAAGGCATGAATCCATTGTCACGAGCTTATACATGATTTTCagaatgtcttccatgatgactccattcctagaagtactaaagcttatagttcttgatgctcttatgatattattgatcttgttccacgttgttgatctcatcttatgatagtgGGCCCTAATGagaagatatagtgataatgatgattccataatgataatcggaggttcaccgactctgtgtcactccgatggagttgcaatgtttcctttggattctcattcatgctttatatatatagtCGGCTAGGTACGGCACCTAATGTGCACATCAccgcagttgggtatggatagcaccgagccttgttatggccgggtacagataacaccgagccttgttatggtcgggtacgggtGACACCGAggttatatggccgggtacggtatctTTATACATATAAGTATGTATGAAAGCGTTTCTTTAGAAAAAGCACAAGTATGCATGACAGCCCCCTTAGGAGGCATTCTGAGGTATaaattgatctctttatcttatgttatcttcatgctttcatcctattattattcatgccttacatactcagtacattattcgcactgacgtccttttgtttgtggacgctacgttcatgcccgcagatagacagggagacggaccagacccctaggctgctttaTCTGCGATTGCGtagaagtgctccatttgatctggagctgcagtttagttggtactattcttttgtgtacatatgggcatagcggggtcctgtccagtctttatgatgttatgcactccttgTTTAGGCTCGTAGACCAATGTATATAGTTCGATGTTCCGTAACCTCAtaggttcatattttgtatatcattttggcagccttgtcggcttgtacatatgagcatagttgatgatgtttatatagacgtgCATATGTTCGATGAAACTTGTGTCTCTTCAGTTTGTGgcaattatgagttagccatgtggctcacctagatgtgataatgagaagtatgataagaggttctcggtgggttagctccgggagcccgtcatggccctctggttgggtcgtgacactcgtgctgataacatgttataaaataaagactataaagtaaatacaccagagacaagtatatagagagaGACTAATATATTATTCAACTTTGAACTGATATATAAATGAACTGAATTGACATCCTATTTATAAAGGAGAAGAAGCACCTGCGAGGCTTTAAAAGAAGCTGCTGCGAGGCTTTTCAGAAGTTGCTGGCAAGCTACCTGCTTGAGATACTTGCAAGCGGCCTGCTTGATTGCAAGTCTGAGGAAGCTACTGCAAGGCTTTTCAGGAAGCTGCTGGCAAGCTGCCTGCTTAAGCTACTTGCAAGCTATctgcttgagctacttgcaagTTGTCTGCTTAATTGTAAGCTTATCCAGTTGACTATATATTTGAGTGGACATCCACAATTCGGtgtatttataacaaatttaagTTTTTAAGTATCATTCTTCAAACTTTTATTCATTTTATTCCTCAAACTTATTTCATGTTCAATTTTGTTTCAAATTTGAAACTGATAACTATGTTTAATGATGTAAAATAATAAACATTATGATAGAAACCTGAGTAGTAGTAATAAATATTGAATATGTCATAATATATAGATCGTCTTTACAATATAAACAACAAAGTAACTGCAATATTGCCTTAATGCAAATTAGGAGAGAAATATGGAATTAACGAGTAATATGAGTCTGTTCCATACAATTTATTAGAAAAGAGTTTAAAAGCCAATAaacacttaaaataagccaattCAAACATCCTCTTAGTGGTTTGGCCGGCAAGTTCGAAAAACGTCTCTTGCTTTTACGATTGGAAAATTGACATAAATAGacatttatcaaaaaaaaaaaaaaaaaaagtcaagagGTAACAATATGAAGCCCAGCTATATCCAGCCCAATGCTAGTCAATTTGTCTGCTTCATGCACTAATGCATatggggcaatttgcaggatggCCCTTCGCTAgaggtggtatttaatttttgtcccccaAATCAGTGGTCTTTGATTTATGTCCGACAAATcagtggtttttaatttttgcccttcgctaaaaggtttttgatttcgggttcgaactcctgctcagtcaaaaattaaaaagaaatcgcaaggcataagttgggattcgcagGGCATAAGCTgggtttcaaactctaccttgaggcaaatatatatatatatatatatatatatatatatatatatatatatatatatatatatatatatatattttgctggAATTTTGCAAACCTCTACCGTAAGTCCAACTTATGCCTtgtgaatatatttttttttttttactgagcctgaATTTAAATCCAAAACCTCTGGGTGTTAAGCGAaagacaaatattaaagaccaccccaaaagaaggacagcCCGCGCAAAACAATGATGTATATGACTGTTAGTTTATTAGGGTAAAAGTTTAATCCGGCACCTTATTTTATCTTTCGTCGTTTAACTTGTACTCATTTAAAAAACAAGTTTAATCGGTACCTAAAATATAGATAACTTCAGAGAAAACTGATTTGTGATCTCCTCCTTCTCCCACCCCCTCGTCCTCCTCTTCTTAGTTTGTCGTACAATGATATTTTTAACCTTATAGCAATTGATGTGTAATGTTTTAAAGAAGTGGATCTTAAATTTCAAATACGATGTTGGAAAAGCAACTATGGTAAGGTAAATGAGTTTGTtatatttgtttttgttttgggaAATTAATTATGTGGTTTGTTCTTTTTGGTATATGAAACTTATGTTTGAAATTTGTTCTCATTTGAGATAGATTTGGTTGTTAGATCATGTCTTAGACTATTGAAATTCGCGAAACAAGTTGTTTCtgagaaaaaaaattattcaccATAATTTATGCTAAAATGTAGCCAAACATATGCCTGATCATATGCAAAGGTCTGAAGTGCAAGTGCAGTATTATATGTCTCAAGTTTAGTCTTGCAAAGCCACaacttcaattaaaaaaaatgtttgcAGTTGGCTTTGCCAAGTCGTTACATGTCTGAAGTGCAACCTTTGAATTTTGGCTTTGTCAAGGccacaacttcaataaaaaaCATCCAAAATTTGACCTTGCCAAGAGCACAACTTTTGAAATGGCAGAAGCTAGCTTTGACAAGACCACATTTCAGGCAAAAAGTGTTCGAAGTTTACCAAATTTCATACGACAATTTTATAACTTCAGTTCCGTATGTCTTAAATGATTCCAAAGCAACATTGACAGTTACTAAAATCGGATAGTTGTGCACTTCGCCCTCTATTCGGTTCTACATGTTTCTTTCATTGGgaagattaaaaagaagagaCGGCACAAGCCTGGTGGCAAATGGATTGGGCTTCGAGTTTAACCCAAACTTAGGATATGTTCGGCTTAACTTCAAAAAAACTgcttcttaaaaataaaaaaattatcaaaagtgTTCTTCCAGAAAATATTTTGAAGTAGTAGCATTTGTGTATAATCAAATAAACTTGAGAAGAGTTTTTATTATTATCAAAAAGGTAATTTGTGTTAGCCACATAAGTAAGTCATAACCAAATAATTGCAGACATTTTCAAAACGCTACATCCTTATACTCCCTGGCATGTGCCTTTTTTGGTTGCGTAATATTATTTGTTCTATGAATCTGACTTCCCCGGAATGCAGAATTAATAGAGTACACATATTAATTAAGCAAAAAAGATAATTCAGGAGTTAGGCGCCGACCATAACGTGATGTATAAGTCTACTATTACTACTTATACACAAATGAGTTCATAAAAATAATAAAGCTAGCTGAATATGGGCCAACACCTTTCTTCCCCCGTAGTATTTTAGTTCCAAGAGATTTCCTCAATCTTTCCAATTTGACTTGTAACAAACCCAAcctcttgtttttcttcttttatattccAAAGCTAATTAAATAACATTTTTCGAACTTGTCGCAAAAAAACATGGAATATTATACTAGTTTGAGTGTCCCAGTTTGACGAAACGAGATATAGGAAAACACGACTTTGGAGAATGCAGTGTATTTAACTTAAGAAAATTGGCGAATGATTCTAAAATACAGAAGTGTAAATATGAGAAAAAGAAATAGTTTAATTAAACCAATAACACGTTGCTTAGCACCAACTAATTCTGCATGTCAAGATATGTTAGCTTGAACTCAAGGTCAGGTCCTCAACTGCCGCCAGCCTATCAAATTAACAATCCCTAGCAGCAGACACGTTTGGAAAGTGAAGTTTTACTTTTTCACAATTTGGggtttttatatttag
The nucleotide sequence above comes from Lycium barbarum isolate Lr01 chromosome 3, ASM1917538v2, whole genome shotgun sequence. Encoded proteins:
- the LOC132631092 gene encoding uncharacterized protein LOC132631092, with the translated sequence MGPADTIQNKNQATNQDRAKAMIFLRRHLDEDLKLEYLTIKDPFMLLNNLKDRHDHLKMLKLCGANITDNDLLEKTFTTFYASNVLLQQQYREMGLKRYSELISHHLVAEQNNGLLMKNHESRPTGSNPFPEVNETHFHQDKRGKGRGPNPRRGPSNGHDRGRGKSYNHDDRLAPNKSLQKKDEKHEAMQRRNPEDKCHRYGGKGHLVCVCRTPRHLVELYQASLKRAEKNAKANFISEDNDDFMHLDVADYFALPQIDPVIRDESIET